The Psilocybe cubensis strain MGC-MH-2018 chromosome 7, whole genome shotgun sequence genome has a window encoding:
- a CDS encoding hypothetical protein (Uncharacterized protein C17G6.02c) produces MSATEPAEPHARTDDALYGYIPSKAATIIFVSLFLVSTVIHCVQAIKYRKWYLIYTAGVCGMLEFAGWIGRLWSAFSPQSMTAYKLQATCLVFAPTPLLAATFVIFGQIIKRLGPSFSRLQPKRCKYQFELFLLEIHIFLKIQLCFDVLALVVQGGGGGIAASATDNPSQIDLGSRIMLVGIVVQLVVIIGFSVLAAEFLIRFYKNMPFQGRSDESMRKLLNTEVKSRMTPNIKLILYGVLLSTVFFLVRSIYRVIELSEGWEGPVMRTQMYFNIMDGLMIVLAMYTVNVFHPGRYLATDSKDTELQNIGD; encoded by the exons ATGTCTGCTACCGAACCTGCAG AACCTCATGCTAGAACAGATGATGCCCTTTATGGTTATATACCCTCCAAGGCAGCCACCATAATCTTTGTTTCGCTCTTCTTGGTCTCCACAG TTATACACTGTGTCCAAGCAATCAAATATCGAAAATGGTATTTGATATATACCGCTGGAGTATGTGGCATGCTGGAATTCGCGGGTTGGATCGGGCGCTTGTGGTCGGCTTTCTCTCCACAGTCAATGACGGCATATAAACTCCA AGCCACCTGTCTCGTCTTTGCTCCGACTCCACTGCTTGCAGCCACCTTTGTTATCTTCGGACAGATCATTAAACGTCTTGGCCCATCTTTTAGTCGACTTCAACCCAAAAGATGTAAATATCAATTTGAGTTATTCCTACTAGAAATTCACATTTTTTTGAAGATACAGTTGTGTTTT GACGTGTTAGCTCTTGTGGTTcaaggtggaggtggtggtatAGCAGCCTCGGCGACGGACAACCCTAGCCAAATAGATCTA GGCTCTCGTATCATGCTAGTGGGTATAGTTGTCCAGCTAG TGGTGATAATTGGTTTCTCTGTGCTGGCCGCGGAGTTCTTGATACGTTTCTACAAAAATATGCCTTTTCAAGGACGAAGTGATGAATCGATGCGAAAGCTCTTGAATACGGAAGTAAAATCAAGGATGACTCCGAATATCAAATTGATATTATATGGAGTACTTCTCAGTACTGTGTTTTTCCTTGTCAG GTCCATTTACCGTGTGATAGAGCTTTCGGAGGGGTGGGAAGGTCCCGTAATGCGTACACAAATGTATTTCA acatTATGGATGGCTTAATGATTGTGTTGGCTATGTATACAGTCAATGTCTTTCATCCAGGAAGGTATCTTGCAACGGACAGCAAAGACACAGAGTTACAAAATATTGGGGATTAG